The Brassica napus cultivar Da-Ae unplaced genomic scaffold, Da-Ae ScsIHWf_1848;HRSCAF=2484, whole genome shotgun sequence genome window below encodes:
- the LOC125599384 gene encoding DNA-directed RNA polymerase subunit beta'-like translates to MGRSKIVRRKDFLVRRMELAKHFIRTNIEPEWMILCLLPVLPPELRPIIQIEGGKLMSSDINELYRRVIYRNNTLTDLLTTSRSTPGELVMCQEKLVQEAVDTLLDNGIRGQPMRDGHNKVYKSFSDVIEGKEGRFRETLLGKRVDYSGRSVIVVGPSLSLHRCGLPREIAIELFQTFVIRGLIRQHLASNIGVAKSQIREKKPIVWEILQEVMQGHPVLLNRAPTLHRLGIQSFQPILVEGRTICLHPLVCKGFNADFDGDQMAVHVPLSLEAQAEARLLMFFSYESLISSYWRSHFCTDSRYADWTLCINERHSSRYLCKQI, encoded by the coding sequence ATGGGAAGATCGAAAATTGTAAGAAGAAAAGATTTTTTAGTTAGACGTATGGAATTAGCTAAGCATTTTATTCGAACAAATATAGAACCGGAATGGATGATTTTATGTCTCTTACCGGTTCTGCCTCCCGAGTTGAGACCCATCATTCAGATAGAAGGGGGTAAACTGATGAGTTCAGATATTAATGAACTCTATAGAAGAGTTATCTATCGGAACAATACTCTTACTGATCTATTAACAACAAGTAGATCTACACCAGGGGAATTAGTAATGTGTCAGGAAAAATTGGTACAAGAAGCCGTGGATACACTTCTTGATAATGGAATCCGTGGACAACCCATGAGGGATGGTCATAATAAGGTTTACAAGTCATTTTCAGATGTAATTGAAGGAAAAGAGGGAAGATTTCGCGAGACTCTGCTTGGCAAACGGGTCGATTATTCGGGGCGTTCGGTGATTGTCGTTGGACCCTCACTTTCATTACATCGCTGTGGATTGCCTCGCGAAATAGCAATAGAGCTCTTCCAGACATTTGTAATTCGTGGTCTAATTAGACAACATCTGGCTTCGAACATAGGAGTTGCTAAGAGTCAAATTCGTGAAAAAAAGCCGATTGTCTGGGAAATCCTTCAAGAAGTTATGCAGGGGCATCCCGTATTACTGAATAGAGCACCTACTCTACATAGATTAGGCATACAGTCATTCCAACCCATTTTAGTGGAAGGACGCACTATTTGTTTACATCCATTAGTTTGTAAGGGGTTCAATGCAGACTTTGATGGGGATCAAATGGCTGTTCATGTGCCTTTATCTTTAGAAGCTCAAGCAGAGGCTCGTTTacttatgtttttctcatatgAATCTCTTATCTCCAGCTATTGGAGATCCCATTTCTGTACCGACTCAAGATATGCTGATTGGACTCTATGTATTAACGAGCGGCACTCGTCGAGGTATTTGTGCAAACAGATATAA